The following proteins come from a genomic window of Salvia hispanica cultivar TCC Black 2014 chromosome 4, UniMelb_Shisp_WGS_1.0, whole genome shotgun sequence:
- the LOC125224250 gene encoding protein RGF1 INDUCIBLE TRANSCRIPTION FACTOR 1-like isoform X2 translates to MQVPPWLERLLNTSFFNNCRIHGDAARGECNMYCLDCNADAFCYYCRSSKHKDHQVIQIRRSSYHDVVRVSEIQKVLDISGVQTYVINSARVLFLNERPQPKGGKAVSHLCQICGRSLLDTFLFCSLGCKVVGIKGNGLISEGTSTSASASYMERDEEGELREGSQQDIYPPTPPPPSRSRRKGIPQRAPFRS, encoded by the exons ATGCAGGTTCCTCCGTGGCTGGAGAGGCTCTTAAACACATCTTTCTTCAACAACTGCCGCATCCACGGCGACGCGGCCCGCGGCGAATGCAACATGTATTGCTTGGACTGCAATGCCGACGCCTTCTGCTACTACTGCCGCTCCTCCAAACACAAAGACCATCAAGTAATTCAG ATACGGAGATCTTCGTACCACGATGTGGTGAGGGTTTCGGAGATTCAGAAGGTTTTGGACATAAGCGGAGTTCAGACATATGTAATAAACAGCGCAAGGGTTTTGTTCCTCAACGAGAGGCCTCAGCCGAAAGGCGGCAAGGCCGTCTCTCATCTCTGCCAAATCTGCGGGAGAAGCCTCTTGGACACATTCCTCTTCTGCTCTTTGGGATGCAAG GTTGTAGGGATAAAGGGAAATGGGTTAATTAGCGAAGGAACATCGACATCGGCATCGGCATCATACAtggagagagatgaagagggGGAATTGCGTGAGGGGTCACAACAAGACATATACCCGCCCACGCCCCCTCCACCTTCAAGATCAAGAAGAAAAGGCATTCCTCAAAGGGCTCCTTTTAGGTCataa
- the LOC125224250 gene encoding protein RGF1 INDUCIBLE TRANSCRIPTION FACTOR 1-like isoform X1, which yields MGTTMQVPPWLERLLNTSFFNNCRIHGDAARGECNMYCLDCNADAFCYYCRSSKHKDHQVIQIRRSSYHDVVRVSEIQKVLDISGVQTYVINSARVLFLNERPQPKGGKAVSHLCQICGRSLLDTFLFCSLGCKVVGIKGNGLISEGTSTSASASYMERDEEGELREGSQQDIYPPTPPPPSRSRRKGIPQRAPFRS from the exons ATG GGTACAACAATGCAGGTTCCTCCGTGGCTGGAGAGGCTCTTAAACACATCTTTCTTCAACAACTGCCGCATCCACGGCGACGCGGCCCGCGGCGAATGCAACATGTATTGCTTGGACTGCAATGCCGACGCCTTCTGCTACTACTGCCGCTCCTCCAAACACAAAGACCATCAAGTAATTCAG ATACGGAGATCTTCGTACCACGATGTGGTGAGGGTTTCGGAGATTCAGAAGGTTTTGGACATAAGCGGAGTTCAGACATATGTAATAAACAGCGCAAGGGTTTTGTTCCTCAACGAGAGGCCTCAGCCGAAAGGCGGCAAGGCCGTCTCTCATCTCTGCCAAATCTGCGGGAGAAGCCTCTTGGACACATTCCTCTTCTGCTCTTTGGGATGCAAG GTTGTAGGGATAAAGGGAAATGGGTTAATTAGCGAAGGAACATCGACATCGGCATCGGCATCATACAtggagagagatgaagagggGGAATTGCGTGAGGGGTCACAACAAGACATATACCCGCCCACGCCCCCTCCACCTTCAAGATCAAGAAGAAAAGGCATTCCTCAAAGGGCTCCTTTTAGGTCataa